A stretch of Vibrio maritimus DNA encodes these proteins:
- a CDS encoding glycosyltransferase, which yields MKASLIVAVYKDYQAIELILAALCNQTTKDFEVIIAEDNDSSEMKAIVERYSSQLEIKHHFQEDDGIRKSIAQNSAASLAEGDIVIFIDGDCVPYPNFIENHLRLSQKGRVLSGKRLNLGPGFSRKIRDAEMTSDTLASRFLLLLPAIAKDCQEGHVEAGLNVSYDWFKKILPLKDTSLLGCNFSCYTEDFKAINGFDESYRDTAIADDTDIEWRLRAYGLKVSSVKFYANVIHLYHEKRSRFIPYEAELLELMRQRKAEGKYRADKGLDSK from the coding sequence ATGAAGGCTAGCCTGATTGTTGCGGTATACAAAGACTACCAAGCAATTGAGTTGATTCTTGCTGCTTTGTGTAATCAAACGACAAAAGATTTCGAGGTCATAATAGCCGAGGATAATGACTCGTCTGAGATGAAAGCGATTGTCGAGCGTTACAGTAGTCAGTTAGAGATCAAACACCACTTTCAAGAAGATGATGGTATTCGGAAGTCCATCGCTCAGAACTCAGCAGCGAGTTTAGCCGAAGGGGATATTGTTATCTTCATCGATGGGGATTGTGTGCCATACCCTAATTTTATCGAGAATCACCTCAGGCTGTCGCAAAAAGGGCGAGTGCTATCGGGCAAACGTTTGAATCTAGGCCCCGGCTTCTCTAGAAAGATCCGCGATGCTGAGATGACATCTGACACTCTAGCCTCTCGGTTTTTACTCTTGCTTCCTGCAATTGCTAAAGACTGTCAAGAAGGCCATGTCGAGGCTGGACTTAATGTCAGCTACGATTGGTTCAAGAAGATTCTGCCGCTAAAAGATACGAGCCTTCTAGGATGCAACTTCTCTTGCTACACCGAAGACTTTAAGGCAATCAATGGGTTTGATGAGTCGTATCGAGATACAGCTATCGCTGACGATACGGATATTGAATGGCGACTTCGAGCTTATGGACTAAAAGTCTCTTCGGTTAAGTTTTATGCCAACGTCATACACCTTTATCATGAGAAGCGCTCAAGGTTTATTCCCTACGAAGCTGAGCTGTTAGAGCTTATGAGGCAAAGAAAAGCAGAAGGAAAGTACAGAGCCGATAAAGGACTGGACTCAAAATAA
- the waaA gene encoding lipid IV(A) 3-deoxy-D-manno-octulosonic acid transferase, protein MILRFVYTLLLTLVAPLFLYGLFKKKPGKPSVGKRWREHFGITPRVNATDKPIVWFHAVSVGETLAITPLIKRFAKANPDKKIIITTTTPTGAAQAEKLSDIAEHRYMPLDFGFAVKRFLRTVQPSHLIIVETELWPNTLHYVHQHGVSITVINARLSEKSLKNYQKIPSIGSLIFKNIDLLLCHSKQDAERFKALGVSEGQLETTGSIKYDVDIPATLLDQSKQLRDSFGSRQVWIAASTHKGEDEVLLDYHQRLLETNPALLLILVPRHPERFNDVYSLCEARGLKTVRRSTASPILEDTQVYLGDTMGDLLMLQGASDVCVMGGSLFEGKVGGHNVLEPAAMGTPCIIGPSYFNFKDIVEKMVESNAIELAVENRIFDALSELLANNDKQQQLAQNASDVVNDNKGAIDKSITLWRDRYDV, encoded by the coding sequence ATGATATTGCGCTTTGTTTATACGCTACTACTCACACTCGTCGCGCCTCTGTTTCTTTATGGTCTATTTAAGAAGAAACCAGGAAAGCCGAGCGTGGGTAAGCGCTGGCGAGAGCACTTTGGTATCACTCCCCGTGTTAACGCTACAGATAAGCCGATTGTTTGGTTTCATGCGGTCTCCGTGGGGGAAACCTTAGCCATTACGCCACTTATCAAGCGTTTCGCTAAAGCAAACCCAGACAAAAAAATCATCATTACGACAACGACCCCAACAGGAGCAGCGCAAGCAGAAAAGCTTAGCGATATCGCTGAGCATCGCTACATGCCGCTTGACTTTGGCTTTGCCGTTAAGCGCTTTTTACGCACTGTTCAGCCTAGCCATCTGATTATTGTTGAGACGGAACTGTGGCCTAACACATTGCACTATGTTCATCAGCATGGCGTTTCTATCACCGTCATCAATGCTCGTCTGTCAGAAAAATCACTTAAGAATTATCAAAAGATTCCGTCTATCGGCAGCCTGATTTTCAAAAACATCGACCTACTGCTTTGCCACAGCAAGCAAGATGCCGAGCGTTTTAAAGCGCTAGGGGTAAGCGAGGGTCAACTCGAGACCACAGGGTCGATTAAATATGATGTGGATATTCCGGCAACATTGCTTGATCAATCTAAGCAGCTTCGAGATTCATTCGGCTCGCGACAGGTTTGGATAGCGGCCAGTACTCATAAAGGCGAAGACGAGGTGTTGTTGGACTACCACCAGCGCTTGCTAGAGACCAACCCCGCACTGCTATTAATACTGGTACCGCGCCATCCTGAGCGCTTTAACGATGTTTATTCGCTGTGTGAGGCTCGTGGACTAAAAACAGTAAGGCGCAGCACGGCCTCTCCGATACTCGAAGACACACAGGTCTATCTCGGTGATACAATGGGCGACCTTTTGATGCTGCAAGGCGCATCTGATGTTTGTGTTATGGGTGGCAGCCTCTTTGAAGGTAAAGTGGGCGGGCATAATGTGTTAGAGCCTGCGGCTATGGGGACACCTTGTATAATCGGCCCGAGCTACTTTAACTTTAAAGACATCGTTGAGAAAATGGTCGAGTCAAATGCGATTGAACTCGCGGTAGAGAACCGCATTTTTGACGCCTTATCAGAACTGCTCGCTAACAACGATAAACAGCAACAATTAGCACAAAATGCCTCTGATGTTGTAAATGACAACAAAGGCGCTATCGATAAAAGTATAACCTTGTGGAGAGATCGCTACGATGTCTAA
- a CDS encoding glycosyltransferase family 2 protein has protein sequence MTNAPTISIVCPCYNEEQVVGLFMQRISAVLDATAYSYEIILINDGSKDNTLATIKELQQEYSTIRVVNLSRNFGKEAALTAGLDLARGEVMIPIDADLQDPPELIHDFLAEWEKGFDVVVAKRVDRSTDTWAKKLTAELFYKFHNAVAQVEIPENVGDFRLINRRVVKAIQLLPENQRFMKGIFSWVGFKTSVVEYKREAREAGETSFNGWKLWNFALDGITSFSTAPLRIWLYIGSFISALAFVYGSFTVIKTLIYGIDAPGYASLITVMLFLGGVQLIGIGVMGEYIGRLYMESKRRPTYIIEEDSLGESSEPVTIKQKDVSSDTK, from the coding sequence ATGACTAACGCTCCAACGATTTCCATCGTTTGCCCATGCTATAACGAAGAACAAGTCGTCGGGCTGTTCATGCAGCGCATTAGTGCTGTATTGGACGCGACAGCCTACTCGTACGAAATCATTCTTATCAATGATGGCAGCAAAGATAATACCCTGGCGACGATTAAAGAGCTCCAACAAGAGTATTCGACGATTCGCGTGGTCAACCTGTCTCGAAACTTCGGAAAAGAAGCGGCACTCACGGCAGGTTTAGATCTCGCGCGCGGCGAGGTCATGATTCCAATCGATGCTGACTTACAAGATCCACCAGAGCTGATTCACGACTTTCTTGCGGAATGGGAGAAAGGCTTTGATGTGGTGGTAGCCAAGCGCGTCGATCGCAGCACGGATACTTGGGCTAAAAAGCTGACAGCAGAGCTTTTTTATAAGTTTCATAACGCCGTTGCTCAAGTAGAGATCCCAGAAAACGTGGGTGATTTTCGATTGATCAACCGCCGCGTGGTGAAAGCAATTCAATTACTGCCTGAAAACCAACGATTCATGAAAGGCATCTTTTCTTGGGTGGGTTTCAAAACCTCGGTTGTCGAGTACAAACGCGAAGCACGCGAAGCAGGTGAAACCAGCTTTAACGGTTGGAAGCTCTGGAACTTTGCACTCGATGGCATCACAAGCTTTAGCACCGCACCGCTTCGTATCTGGCTATATATCGGTTCATTTATCTCTGCTCTGGCTTTTGTGTATGGCAGCTTTACTGTGATTAAAACTCTAATCTACGGCATTGATGCTCCCGGTTATGCCTCGTTGATTACTGTTATGCTGTTTTTAGGTGGCGTGCAGTTGATTGGTATTGGTGTCATGGGTGAGTATATTGGTCGCCTTTATATGGAGTCTAAGCGCAGACCGACTTACATCATTGAAGAAGACAGTTTGGGTGAGTCTTCAGAACCAGTGACGATTAAGCAAAAAGACGTGTCGAGCGACACCAAATGA
- a CDS encoding O-antigen ligase family protein translates to MNQVSKMSNIDKVWAFFLFLLVISIPTSKAGMNAASLILGLGTLTYLPLQLKSESQTLRTTFIVCCVCFLAGLIGPIIVNTNAQDIQSFLQKNVYLLVIPIAVYLFGKTTNTKPYIYGFVLACVVAAISSFTKFGTEVWLVHSRATGLLDFSRHINSLLLGIAFCIALIDKKSPKSFGWLLPILVLLFSILISGTRGGWLATGAMFVVAMVLYHRYLLVPSILVGVVAIFSLSQFNPGYYDTLKARVASITETKTDHSNSVRLTIWRSGVEYLGHNVSDNKVNLLVGSGMVSTDQIYRDYMDTLPPEKFETFIVEGGIGGGTDFHNGPIDVIAKSGIIFFALISAAFLSCTSRFFIDRNENSPSTRAFLIYGTGFLITLPFYSLLQDYSVLTLSFIIPLALSDRIKKETTNEG, encoded by the coding sequence ATGAATCAGGTTTCTAAAATGTCCAACATCGACAAAGTCTGGGCGTTTTTCCTATTTTTATTGGTTATTTCTATTCCTACGTCTAAAGCTGGGATGAATGCAGCGTCGCTTATCTTGGGGTTAGGCACACTAACTTACTTGCCACTACAGCTCAAGTCGGAGTCACAAACACTGCGAACGACCTTTATCGTATGCTGCGTCTGCTTTTTAGCAGGCTTAATTGGGCCTATTATCGTCAACACGAATGCTCAAGACATTCAGAGTTTCCTCCAAAAGAATGTCTACCTGCTTGTGATTCCCATAGCGGTCTATCTTTTCGGCAAAACGACTAACACTAAACCTTATATATATGGATTTGTTCTAGCGTGTGTTGTTGCCGCGATTTCTAGTTTTACGAAGTTTGGCACAGAGGTTTGGTTAGTTCATTCTAGAGCAACCGGTTTGTTGGACTTCTCCAGACACATAAACTCTCTGCTACTAGGTATTGCGTTTTGCATTGCCTTAATCGACAAAAAGAGCCCAAAATCATTTGGGTGGCTACTTCCCATCTTAGTTTTACTCTTCAGCATTCTAATCTCAGGGACTAGAGGCGGTTGGTTAGCCACTGGAGCTATGTTTGTAGTCGCAATGGTTCTTTACCATCGCTACTTGCTTGTTCCGTCGATACTGGTTGGAGTGGTTGCTATATTCTCACTCAGTCAATTCAATCCCGGTTATTACGACACCCTGAAAGCAAGAGTGGCAAGTATCACGGAAACAAAGACTGACCACTCAAACAGTGTTCGACTTACCATTTGGCGCTCTGGTGTGGAGTACTTAGGTCACAATGTATCTGACAATAAAGTGAATTTGCTTGTTGGCTCAGGCATGGTCAGCACAGATCAAATCTATCGAGACTACATGGATACTCTGCCACCTGAAAAGTTTGAAACATTCATCGTAGAGGGTGGCATTGGCGGTGGCACCGATTTCCACAACGGGCCAATCGATGTTATTGCAAAATCAGGGATCATATTCTTCGCTCTCATTAGTGCAGCCTTCCTGAGTTGTACCTCTCGTTTCTTTATAGATAGAAATGAAAATAGCCCGTCTACGCGTGCGTTTCTGATCTACGGAACAGGTTTTTTGATAACACTACCGTTTTACAGTCTGCTACAGGATTATTCTGTACTGACACTCTCTTTCATCATTCCTTTGGCATTGTCCGATCGCATTAAAAAGGAGACCACCAATGAAGGCTAG
- a CDS encoding GtrA family protein: MRALIDRLIQYRVIRFALTGGLATAIHIAVAFSFIHLVQDNVLYANVLGFSIAFLFSYFAQTILVFRRSVNISNALRFFMVQFGALMISQGISELFSDWNSYIRVLMVVVILPIITYIIHKMWTYAGSSESTSR, translated from the coding sequence ATGAGAGCGCTCATTGACCGACTTATCCAGTATCGAGTCATTCGATTCGCACTGACTGGCGGGTTAGCGACGGCAATCCATATTGCCGTCGCATTCAGCTTTATTCACTTGGTTCAAGATAATGTGCTCTATGCCAATGTACTTGGCTTTTCGATCGCCTTTCTGTTTTCTTATTTCGCACAAACCATTCTGGTGTTCAGACGCTCCGTGAACATCAGCAACGCCCTGCGCTTTTTTATGGTGCAGTTTGGAGCATTGATGATCTCGCAAGGAATTAGCGAACTCTTTTCTGATTGGAACAGCTACATTCGGGTCCTGATGGTCGTCGTTATTTTACCAATTATCACTTATATAATTCATAAAATGTGGACGTATGCTGGCTCATCTGAGTCAACATCGCGTTAA
- a CDS encoding glycosyltransferase family 4 protein: protein MSKKIAVLCLSHFEGGMEIDALKYTKHFNEFGYDCSLICRASTFLEQEAKSRDIQHHAIDFKRKLDIKLIKGLRRVVQYEKISTLVFFGTSEIKSIYFAVKGLDCKVIVRHGTTMSSPKKDFIHSLFYSCTDAYVGISEHLRRNIYDIFPTNGKPVEAIYNFIELPTQVKTEREKPFLFVGRVEKGKGIEDAIIALGKANIDDSLKKLTAVGSCQSDYVKTLERLASEHGIQLDLAGFTNKPELMYLSHRYFLFPSHGEGLGNVILEALSYGLQCISYSNTVFPELKEIGFNNLHLAKDRDVDELAQALSSVTTQTFVESDYDILQCRFSKQASFENWKKVL, encoded by the coding sequence ATGTCTAAGAAAATTGCCGTTTTGTGTTTATCGCACTTCGAAGGCGGCATGGAGATAGATGCGCTTAAATACACTAAGCACTTCAATGAGTTTGGTTATGACTGCTCGCTGATCTGTCGTGCGTCGACATTCCTTGAGCAAGAGGCGAAATCCAGAGATATCCAGCATCATGCCATCGACTTTAAACGTAAGCTAGATATTAAGCTAATCAAAGGGCTGAGACGTGTCGTTCAGTATGAAAAGATCTCTACCCTAGTTTTCTTTGGCACTTCAGAGATAAAGTCTATCTACTTTGCGGTAAAGGGACTCGACTGCAAAGTGATTGTTCGTCACGGTACAACCATGTCGTCCCCTAAAAAAGACTTTATTCACTCACTGTTTTACTCATGTACTGATGCCTATGTCGGTATCAGTGAGCATCTTCGTCGCAATATCTACGATATTTTCCCGACTAATGGCAAGCCGGTTGAGGCCATTTATAACTTTATCGAACTGCCGACCCAAGTTAAAACTGAGCGAGAGAAGCCTTTTCTCTTTGTTGGTCGTGTGGAAAAAGGGAAAGGTATTGAAGATGCCATCATCGCTTTGGGTAAAGCGAATATTGATGACTCTTTGAAAAAGCTCACCGCGGTTGGCAGTTGCCAAAGTGATTATGTAAAAACCCTTGAGAGGCTAGCAAGCGAGCATGGGATTCAACTCGACCTTGCTGGCTTTACTAATAAGCCAGAGCTGATGTATCTTTCCCATCGCTATTTCCTGTTCCCAAGTCACGGTGAAGGACTGGGGAATGTGATTCTTGAGGCGCTGTCTTATGGTTTGCAGTGCATTAGCTACTCAAATACCGTCTTTCCAGAGCTAAAAGAGATAGGTTTTAACAACCTTCACTTAGCAAAAGATAGAGATGTAGATGAGCTCGCTCAAGCGCTATCATCAGTCACCACGCAGACATTCGTTGAAAGCGACTACGACATTCTACAATGTCGCTTCTCAAAACAAGCAAGCTTCGAGAACTGGAAAAAGGTGTTATGA
- a CDS encoding 3-deoxy-D-manno-octulosonic acid transferase — translation MNPNLNAERHFHWLYALGFTIGLVLTFLYAQNQILTGDQTQMLHKGYLGAYQGTWLNYGNAASAVGNVPGSLSAWLIGVPLLVWDSPWSPMVLLIALRIVSLVLLDNVIKTMMPENNSALMRLIFLALYWLNPWFLYDSLLYNPSYLCLFAAMHLWSASKMRNHKSFGYTFVHVLSIGLAMQLHYSWPILAVISCYLFYRQMGQISWVGAVSAIAVLLLSLVPYFQEYAVNDDIKRESDRYIGYGIVHVYPVLKAVLYWLRYGSMLFSNKVIAYGEFDWLTQIEWIKLSALSLWKALVFVVGAITVVVSAKFNWTWWKRVKPICLRGKGELDNQQWIELYVFGAIVGVLISASLSPITFSYWHLIMVYPFAILPILIGIRSIIANEESERNQADASRQTTSKFSRFVQRYSVTTTLATWFTVRDKQLTLLKLSLGYLLVLNLLASHDSIKYSFEADYVQQTEQYLLEQNLVKLHLEPQ, via the coding sequence ATGAACCCTAACTTAAACGCAGAACGACATTTCCACTGGCTATACGCGCTTGGTTTTACTATCGGACTGGTATTGACCTTCCTCTACGCACAAAACCAAATTCTTACTGGCGATCAAACCCAAATGCTACACAAAGGCTACTTGGGTGCGTACCAAGGGACCTGGCTAAACTATGGTAATGCCGCTAGCGCTGTGGGTAATGTTCCGGGTTCATTATCGGCGTGGCTCATCGGTGTTCCATTGCTGGTGTGGGATTCACCTTGGTCACCTATGGTGTTGCTCATTGCGCTGCGTATCGTTTCGCTTGTGCTGCTCGACAATGTCATCAAAACCATGATGCCAGAGAACAACAGCGCATTGATGCGACTGATTTTTCTTGCGCTCTATTGGCTAAATCCATGGTTTTTGTACGATAGCTTGCTCTACAACCCTTCGTACCTTTGTCTGTTTGCGGCGATGCATCTTTGGTCTGCATCTAAGATGCGTAACCATAAGTCGTTTGGTTATACCTTCGTTCATGTGTTGTCGATAGGCCTCGCGATGCAACTGCACTACTCTTGGCCTATCTTAGCCGTTATCTCGTGCTATCTGTTCTATCGTCAAATGGGGCAAATCTCATGGGTCGGCGCGGTGTCTGCGATTGCGGTTTTACTTCTATCACTCGTGCCTTATTTCCAAGAATACGCGGTGAACGATGATATTAAGCGAGAAAGCGATCGATATATTGGTTATGGCATCGTCCACGTTTACCCGGTACTCAAGGCTGTACTCTATTGGCTGCGCTACGGCTCTATGCTGTTCTCCAACAAAGTCATTGCTTATGGTGAGTTCGATTGGCTGACTCAAATAGAGTGGATTAAGCTCTCTGCGCTTAGTTTATGGAAAGCACTCGTCTTTGTGGTGGGGGCGATTACCGTTGTGGTTTCAGCCAAGTTTAACTGGACATGGTGGAAACGCGTGAAGCCAATTTGTCTAAGAGGTAAAGGGGAGCTCGACAACCAGCAGTGGATTGAACTCTATGTCTTTGGGGCTATTGTCGGCGTGCTGATTAGCGCATCTTTGTCACCTATTACCTTCTCGTATTGGCACCTGATTATGGTTTACCCATTTGCCATACTGCCAATCCTCATAGGTATTCGCAGTATCATCGCCAATGAAGAGTCAGAACGTAACCAAGCAGACGCTTCGCGACAAACGACAAGCAAATTCTCGCGCTTCGTTCAGCGCTACTCTGTCACGACTACCCTAGCAACATGGTTTACAGTTCGCGATAAGCAGTTGACGTTACTTAAATTATCACTTGGTTATTTGCTTGTTCTGAACCTCTTAGCTTCACACGATAGCATTAAGTACTCTTTTGAAGCGGACTATGTTCAGCAAACAGAACAATACCTATTAGAGCAAAATCTCGTTAAATTACATCTGGAACCACAATGA